The following proteins come from a genomic window of Alicyclobacillus dauci:
- a CDS encoding M99 family carboxypeptidase catalytic domain-containing protein, with protein sequence MNVVERHLLVNNPKTPYYVLKGRRGGPTILVTAGIHGTEIAGIIAATRLIHAHIESGTMIVVPTVNIRAFQQRKRGTPDLNRTFPRHAKGRARHRISQQLLSLVSEYRPRWCIDLHEANGFYRLNPRKLGQTIIVYPNKLAVPTVNRTIHAVNRTISDQKAKFSMRQGKLQGSFRTSVGQMFGIPAVTVETSMQQPLKIRVGHQLRIVRAICSEIGITW encoded by the coding sequence ATGAATGTTGTCGAGAGACATCTACTTGTGAACAACCCCAAAACGCCGTACTACGTGTTAAAGGGCAGGCGCGGAGGGCCGACCATTCTGGTTACAGCCGGTATCCACGGAACGGAAATAGCTGGCATCATAGCGGCTACACGGCTGATTCATGCACATATTGAGAGCGGTACAATGATTGTTGTGCCCACGGTAAACATCCGGGCCTTTCAGCAAAGAAAACGCGGAACACCGGATTTAAATCGGACTTTTCCACGTCATGCCAAAGGTAGAGCACGTCATCGTATCTCACAACAGCTCCTATCTCTTGTTAGCGAGTATCGACCAAGATGGTGCATCGATCTGCACGAAGCGAATGGGTTTTATCGTCTAAATCCTAGAAAACTCGGTCAGACCATTATCGTCTACCCGAACAAATTGGCCGTTCCAACGGTCAATCGGACGATTCACGCCGTAAACCGCACCATCTCGGACCAAAAAGCGAAATTTTCAATGAGACAAGGGAAACTCCAAGGCTCGTTCCGGACATCCGTCGGACAGATGTTTGGTATTCCTGCAGTGACGGTGGAAACGTCAATGCAGCAACCTTTGAAAATCCGCGTCGGACATCAGCTCCGTATAGTCCGCGCGATATGCAGTGAGATCGGAATCACGTGGTAA
- a CDS encoding CheR family methyltransferase gives MDEFEWFMDAFHQLTGIDLTQYKRPQMERRLTNLRDRRGFHDFPSYIRELGVRRELLDELLDKMTINVSEFFRNPERWEQLGQLLQNRKQPIKAWSAACSTGEEPYSLAMLLDYLGIKHDTILATDIDERVLAKAAQGNYDSMQLRGTDRSYRDKYFDVDGTKFQVKKQIRDQVEYRKHNLLSDSYPSGMDLIICRNVLIYFTDDTKQSILDKFTLSLRVGGLLFVGSTEQFFGLNLPHLKLVAPFTYEKQ, from the coding sequence ATGGACGAATTCGAATGGTTTATGGATGCGTTTCATCAGTTAACTGGAATCGATTTGACTCAGTACAAGCGTCCACAAATGGAACGGCGATTGACAAACCTCCGAGATCGGCGCGGGTTTCATGATTTCCCCAGTTATATTCGAGAATTGGGTGTACGTCGGGAGTTACTCGATGAACTCCTCGATAAAATGACGATTAACGTTTCGGAGTTCTTCCGCAACCCGGAACGCTGGGAACAGTTAGGTCAACTTCTCCAGAATCGAAAACAACCGATTAAAGCATGGAGCGCTGCCTGCTCAACTGGTGAAGAACCTTACTCACTGGCAATGTTGTTAGATTACTTGGGCATCAAGCACGACACGATTCTTGCGACTGATATTGACGAGCGGGTCCTCGCGAAGGCTGCACAGGGGAATTATGATTCCATGCAGCTTCGCGGTACAGACAGATCATATCGGGACAAGTACTTCGATGTAGACGGGACCAAATTTCAGGTAAAGAAACAGATTCGTGATCAGGTTGAGTACCGAAAGCATAATCTCCTCAGTGACAGTTATCCATCCGGTATGGATTTGATCATATGTCGTAACGTGTTGATTTATTTTACGGACGATACAAAACAGTCAATTTTGGACAAGTTCACGCTTTCGTTAAGGGTTGGTGGGCTCTTGTTTGTCGGCAGCACGGAACAGTTCTTTGGATTGAACTTGCCGCATCTAAAATTAGTTGCTCCTTTTACGTATGAAAAACAGTGA
- a CDS encoding polysaccharide deacetylase family protein, giving the protein MQRVFLLMTALLLVCGLSIPEVGAKKKDRFYFERLGYAHWEFPVDKKVIALTFDDGPDPIYTPQVLELLSAYHQHATFFLIGRKVKQYPQIARDTALLGNELGNHTYTHRHVARMTESELIQELNETHDEIQRATGEDTKYFRPPRGFYDERSVLTAYRHGYPVVLWSWDEDSRDWEAPGVHNIVKTVMSHIDPGDIVLFHDGTGNSKQTISALKIILPALQERGYQCITISEMSRLSRAAANAAHK; this is encoded by the coding sequence ATGCAACGAGTTTTTTTGTTAATGACCGCTCTGTTGCTGGTGTGCGGATTGAGTATTCCGGAGGTAGGAGCAAAGAAGAAGGACCGTTTTTATTTTGAACGCCTAGGTTACGCCCATTGGGAGTTCCCGGTGGATAAAAAAGTGATCGCACTCACGTTTGATGACGGACCTGACCCCATTTATACGCCCCAGGTTCTAGAACTATTATCAGCGTACCACCAGCACGCCACTTTCTTCCTCATCGGTCGCAAGGTTAAGCAATACCCGCAGATCGCACGTGACACAGCCCTTCTCGGCAATGAACTCGGCAATCATACATACACCCATCGGCATGTGGCTCGCATGACGGAAAGTGAACTAATACAGGAACTTAATGAAACACACGATGAAATTCAACGCGCAACAGGCGAAGACACAAAATACTTCCGACCGCCACGGGGATTTTACGACGAACGTTCGGTCTTAACCGCTTATCGCCATGGCTACCCCGTGGTTCTCTGGTCATGGGATGAGGACAGTCGGGATTGGGAAGCTCCCGGGGTTCACAACATTGTCAAGACAGTCATGTCGCACATCGACCCAGGCGACATTGTCTTATTCCACGATGGGACAGGAAACAGTAAACAAACCATCTCCGCACTGAAAATCATCTTGCCAGCTTTGCAGGAGCGAGGTTACCAATGTATTACGATTTCCGAGATGTCACGGCTTTCCCGAGCAGCCGCAAATGCCGCACATAAGTAA
- the cbpB gene encoding cyclic-di-AMP-binding protein CbpB — protein sequence MQSIETLTLQDDEIARLVIDAEDVACVHPAHSAEHALLVLIKSGYSAIPVVASSGIVAGIISKTLILDRILGLQRIEFESLSQFTVEEVMNTDVPRIGDDQTFIRALQLSIDNPFLCVEDSDGQFSGLLARRGILAFLHNLIRQSSRPS from the coding sequence ATGCAATCTATTGAAACCCTGACATTACAGGATGACGAAATCGCTCGCTTGGTTATCGACGCGGAAGACGTCGCGTGTGTCCATCCGGCGCATTCGGCCGAACATGCGTTGTTAGTCCTCATTAAATCCGGGTATTCGGCGATTCCAGTCGTTGCGAGTTCCGGTATCGTTGCAGGCATTATTAGCAAGACACTCATTCTCGATAGAATTCTTGGTTTGCAGCGGATCGAATTCGAATCTCTGTCGCAATTCACAGTTGAGGAAGTCATGAACACCGACGTGCCGCGGATTGGGGACGACCAAACGTTCATTCGGGCCCTCCAGTTGAGTATTGATAACCCGTTTCTTTGTGTCGAAGACAGCGATGGTCAGTTTTCTGGGTTGTTGGCTCGACGCGGAATTCTAGCATTTTTACATAACTTGATTCGCCAATCTTCACGGCCATCGTAG
- a CDS encoding methyl-accepting chemotaxis protein, with protein MVSEIVSESTGVVRQANRGAGFSVRNKIMIVTIVSLLISLVISAPISTQVSNAINRVGSLHQFHIGTYVNALVSIIVTTSLVMASVHWMVIRPLHRLVQSIEQVAEGRLALDESTFSNDEVGKASRAMVTMTAYLREMIRDVQSASDQLAASAEELTASADESTQATEQVTRTVQEATEGSEIQVQQAEAVQASFKEVGSKIEAIISNVDLVVQTSNGTLSASDNGKQTVHKTSEQMTRIQSSVMELAEDVKRLGDRSQQIGNIIQVIRSVADETNLLALNASIEAARAGEAGRGFAVVADEVRKLAEQSADATKQIEDIVHSIQHEIGTTADRMGLSSKEVEHGIREVQNTQESFAVVEESVIKTREHTDYVKELAAAIGTEIAEFARRISDVENVSRRTAEGMQTVAAASEEQLASMEEIAASSAALTQMADRLLSATKRFTL; from the coding sequence ATGGTCAGCGAAATTGTATCCGAATCCACCGGGGTGGTTCGTCAAGCCAACAGAGGTGCAGGTTTTAGCGTTCGCAACAAGATCATGATCGTCACTATCGTCAGCCTTTTGATCAGTCTTGTCATCAGTGCGCCAATTTCCACGCAGGTTTCGAATGCGATTAACCGAGTCGGATCACTGCATCAGTTCCATATTGGTACATATGTCAATGCTCTGGTCAGCATCATCGTGACGACGAGTCTCGTGATGGCATCAGTTCACTGGATGGTCATTCGGCCACTGCACCGACTGGTTCAATCCATCGAGCAGGTCGCGGAAGGGCGATTGGCCCTCGATGAGTCAACCTTCTCAAACGATGAAGTCGGTAAAGCTTCACGAGCCATGGTTACCATGACGGCCTATTTGCGGGAAATGATTCGTGACGTTCAATCAGCCAGTGATCAACTGGCCGCCTCGGCTGAAGAGCTTACGGCGAGTGCAGATGAATCAACGCAGGCAACGGAACAAGTGACTCGAACCGTGCAGGAGGCAACAGAGGGGTCTGAAATCCAAGTTCAGCAAGCGGAAGCGGTACAGGCGAGTTTCAAAGAAGTCGGATCGAAAATTGAGGCCATTATTTCGAATGTCGATCTCGTCGTCCAGACGAGTAATGGGACACTAAGTGCGTCGGATAACGGAAAACAAACAGTACATAAGACTAGCGAGCAAATGACCCGAATTCAATCCAGCGTGATGGAACTTGCCGAGGACGTCAAGCGCCTTGGGGATCGATCTCAACAAATAGGAAACATCATTCAAGTCATTCGCAGTGTTGCAGACGAGACAAATCTGCTGGCACTCAACGCGTCAATTGAAGCTGCTAGGGCAGGTGAGGCTGGAAGAGGTTTCGCGGTCGTTGCAGACGAGGTTCGCAAGCTTGCCGAACAATCAGCGGACGCCACGAAGCAAATTGAAGATATTGTTCACAGTATCCAACACGAGATTGGCACGACAGCCGACAGGATGGGTTTGTCGTCGAAGGAAGTTGAGCACGGGATACGTGAGGTGCAAAATACCCAAGAATCGTTTGCTGTTGTCGAAGAGAGTGTCATCAAGACACGTGAACACACGGATTACGTAAAGGAATTGGCAGCTGCCATTGGCACGGAAATCGCTGAATTCGCACGGCGAATCAGTGATGTGGAAAACGTTTCGCGGCGTACTGCCGAGGGCATGCAAACCGTCGCTGCAGCGAGTGAGGAACAGCTCGCTTCGATGGAGGAGATCGCCGCATCTAGTGCCGCGTTGACGCAAATGGCGGATCGACTCTTATCTGCGACAAAACGATTTACGCTGTAG
- a CDS encoding biosynthetic peptidoglycan transglycosylase translates to MKRLVKSLFGLLVLMTLALFALNGYFRFVDPVAVKVRTAAKQQILDHHVHPVSYEQIPVTFRQAIIATEDRRFSNDPGIDPVGIARSLLVDIQKDGYIEGGSTITQQLVDNTLLSKRKTLHRKTVQMVYAIGLYDTMSKQEVFTLYTNVIYFGHGAYGLYNAAETYFGRTPNACNASELTLLAGLPNAPSAYDPFRAISLARKRQRIVLENMVDAGVITLSQSKEIYSEPLRLRK, encoded by the coding sequence TTGAAACGATTGGTCAAATCCCTATTCGGATTGCTCGTCTTGATGACTTTAGCCCTATTCGCACTAAACGGCTATTTTCGATTTGTCGATCCGGTCGCAGTCAAAGTTCGCACAGCCGCAAAGCAACAGATTCTGGATCATCACGTCCATCCTGTGAGTTACGAGCAGATTCCTGTGACATTCCGTCAGGCGATAATTGCGACTGAGGATCGAAGATTTTCGAACGACCCCGGAATCGATCCGGTTGGCATTGCACGAAGCCTTCTCGTGGACATACAAAAGGATGGCTATATTGAGGGCGGATCGACTATCACGCAACAACTTGTAGACAATACACTCCTGTCAAAGCGGAAAACCTTACATCGAAAGACGGTGCAAATGGTCTACGCTATTGGATTGTACGACACGATGTCCAAACAAGAGGTCTTCACACTGTACACGAACGTCATTTACTTTGGCCACGGCGCGTATGGACTGTACAATGCAGCTGAGACCTACTTCGGACGTACTCCGAATGCGTGCAACGCTTCCGAGTTGACCCTGCTTGCGGGGCTTCCCAACGCGCCTTCGGCCTACGACCCATTTCGGGCCATCTCTCTGGCGCGCAAGCGTCAACGCATCGTCTTGGAAAACATGGTAGACGCCGGGGTGATCACCCTGTCTCAGTCGAAGGAGATTTACAGCGAGCCGTTGCGTTTGAGGAAATAA
- a CDS encoding glycosyltransferase family 2 protein, whose product MSLVYGVLNGLYSIMQIITGAIAIYQLALSVFGFWVKKEKIIHGPTKRFAVIVPAHNEERVVGPLIDSLTSQHYPSELFDIHLIADNCTDHTADVGRMHGAIVHERTNNEEQGKGYAIEWILQQIVASGERYDAIVMFDADNLVDPEFLNIMNDKLCRGNKVIQGYLGVKNPFDTWVSVSLAITYWFDNRMWQKARQNLGISCALGGTGLCIDYPLLQEMGWKATGLTEDLEFGVRCVNRGIIPMWAHEAKVYDEKPTSFMASFRQRLRWQQGHFQCAKEHMVPLLKDGIRERNLAKFDTGIYLFQPMRSMILFVAAMVMFVVQYVMPKQAIDTSSWQLMPTSVWVTVNVLLFAQMPIAMLLERVNWRAYFGLITLPFFLWTWGPVTLQAYFTRSNRKWYHTAHKRAIRLDQLKSR is encoded by the coding sequence GTGTCCCTAGTATACGGTGTTCTAAATGGCCTTTACAGTATCATGCAGATTATCACTGGGGCAATAGCAATATATCAATTGGCGCTGTCCGTTTTCGGCTTCTGGGTCAAAAAAGAAAAAATCATTCACGGCCCGACAAAACGCTTTGCAGTAATTGTCCCTGCTCACAACGAGGAACGTGTCGTTGGACCACTCATTGACAGTCTGACGTCACAGCATTATCCGTCCGAGTTGTTTGACATTCATCTGATAGCTGACAACTGCACAGACCACACTGCAGATGTCGGTCGGATGCACGGTGCTATTGTGCATGAGCGGACAAACAATGAGGAACAGGGTAAAGGATACGCAATTGAATGGATTCTTCAACAGATTGTTGCTTCAGGTGAGCGCTATGACGCAATCGTGATGTTTGATGCTGATAATCTGGTCGACCCAGAGTTTCTCAACATCATGAACGATAAATTATGTCGCGGAAACAAAGTCATCCAAGGTTATCTCGGGGTGAAGAATCCGTTCGACACATGGGTAAGTGTGTCTTTGGCCATCACTTATTGGTTTGACAATCGAATGTGGCAGAAAGCTCGCCAAAACCTTGGTATTTCCTGTGCTCTTGGGGGCACGGGTCTGTGTATTGATTACCCCCTATTACAAGAGATGGGGTGGAAGGCAACTGGACTCACGGAGGATTTGGAATTCGGCGTCCGATGTGTTAATCGCGGCATTATTCCCATGTGGGCACACGAAGCGAAAGTGTATGATGAGAAGCCAACGAGTTTTATGGCGTCATTTCGTCAGCGATTACGCTGGCAGCAAGGCCATTTTCAGTGTGCCAAGGAACATATGGTTCCCTTGCTCAAAGACGGGATTAGGGAACGGAACTTGGCCAAGTTCGACACAGGAATTTACCTTTTTCAACCGATGAGATCGATGATTTTGTTTGTCGCAGCAATGGTTATGTTCGTTGTGCAATACGTGATGCCGAAACAAGCGATTGATACATCGTCGTGGCAATTAATGCCAACCAGTGTTTGGGTTACCGTGAACGTGCTGTTGTTTGCTCAGATGCCCATTGCAATGTTGCTCGAACGTGTAAATTGGAGAGCTTATTTCGGTTTAATCACGCTTCCGTTTTTCTTGTGGACATGGGGGCCCGTTACCTTACAGGCCTATTTCACGAGGTCGAACCGAAAATGGTATCACACGGCCCACAAGCGGGCTATTCGTTTGGATCAGCTAAAGAGTCGCTGA
- a CDS encoding patatin-like phospholipase family protein, which translates to MATESSPYLGLALSGGTLKAAAHVGVLNALEKIGVQPDAIAGTSAGSLVSALYAHGYRSKEFACLLESFPGARLIDYGFPMWSSVWSWTVHHVRPTKSKKIPYVPSGLLRGRKLMKYIERLLAPRRSMIPLYIVATDLISGLPVVFTTEDHPISNTLCFTIKDIPRAITGSCALPGIFTPVVFNDLLLVDGAMRDYVPVKVLHEVGCKKIIAVNLYRLTKKYEPTTLVDVLSRSFDILLRESIDNDITPGSTTYVLEPDLSEIKWRRFSQMNECVEIGRKLVEQKKDSILAFARQ; encoded by the coding sequence GTGGCGACGGAATCATCACCGTATCTCGGCCTCGCCTTGAGTGGCGGAACGTTAAAAGCCGCCGCACATGTGGGCGTGCTAAACGCTCTTGAGAAAATCGGCGTTCAGCCTGATGCAATAGCTGGGACAAGTGCCGGCTCCCTCGTCAGTGCGCTTTACGCACATGGATATCGGTCCAAGGAATTTGCTTGCTTATTGGAAAGTTTTCCCGGAGCACGGCTGATCGACTACGGCTTCCCCATGTGGTCCTCTGTGTGGTCATGGACAGTTCATCATGTTCGGCCCACTAAATCAAAAAAAATCCCGTATGTGCCCTCAGGACTTTTACGGGGGCGAAAATTGATGAAGTACATAGAGCGCCTGCTTGCTCCCCGACGTTCCATGATTCCACTATACATTGTCGCAACAGACTTGATCAGCGGTCTCCCCGTCGTTTTTACGACAGAGGACCACCCTATTAGCAATACATTATGCTTCACAATAAAGGACATCCCACGTGCTATCACCGGTAGTTGTGCTCTGCCGGGGATTTTTACACCCGTCGTCTTTAACGATTTGCTTCTCGTCGACGGAGCGATGCGCGACTATGTACCGGTCAAAGTCCTACACGAAGTGGGTTGCAAGAAAATCATAGCAGTAAACTTGTACCGTCTCACCAAAAAATATGAGCCAACCACGTTAGTCGATGTCTTGTCGCGATCGTTCGACATCCTACTCCGAGAATCAATCGACAACGATATTACGCCAGGGTCAACCACTTACGTTTTGGAGCCAGATTTAAGTGAAATCAAGTGGCGGCGTTTTTCACAAATGAATGAATGTGTTGAAATAGGCCGAAAACTTGTCGAACAAAAGAAAGACTCCATCCTCGCTTTTGCCCGCCAATAG
- a CDS encoding cation:proton antiporter: protein MFSLAGGDLTRFLFGMVVLLAAANLLGYIAERLAIPRVIGEVAGGLLLGPTCMGFLFPSAFHWLYLGFSSEGSLFGLVYQLGMILLLYNAGLKFQSRFEKSDVKTGVAIIIGSTAIPFVIGWLSTYLFDPAQFLGPAHSVVALKIVVAISIAVTSIPVISKIFSDLGIMHSRFAKIVIAIAGVHDLILWVALAVASSIVASHNGINLWIITKSLIVTFAFLIVCIGVVPWMLKRVNTKRANLLFRASFLGYFLVILFALSDIAGYLNVDVMYGALMAGIATKFALPAKLFKRVESGVKEISFAFFIPLYFAIVGLQLNLAKNFSVGFFILYLLFATVVQSVVVYLTCRVIKRDKLTSVNFAAAMNARGGPGIVLSTVAYSLGIINQNFFAILVMLALMTSWMAGAWLRYVLHKGKPLMPGDEHLVIEKSQEEVRLDTLSATELAET from the coding sequence ATGTTCAGTTTGGCAGGAGGAGATTTGACGCGGTTTTTGTTTGGTATGGTCGTGCTTCTCGCGGCCGCGAATCTACTCGGGTATATTGCTGAGCGCCTTGCCATCCCCAGAGTGATAGGTGAGGTTGCAGGTGGATTGCTGCTCGGGCCAACGTGTATGGGGTTTCTATTCCCATCAGCGTTTCATTGGTTGTATCTTGGCTTTTCTTCGGAGGGGTCATTGTTCGGGCTAGTTTACCAGTTGGGCATGATTCTGTTGTTGTACAACGCAGGATTAAAGTTCCAGTCCCGTTTTGAGAAATCGGACGTCAAAACGGGGGTTGCCATCATTATCGGCTCGACCGCAATTCCGTTCGTTATCGGATGGCTCTCAACCTATCTGTTCGATCCGGCACAGTTCCTGGGACCCGCACACAGCGTGGTCGCCCTGAAGATAGTCGTCGCCATTTCCATTGCCGTGACGTCAATTCCGGTAATCTCAAAGATATTTTCCGACCTAGGGATCATGCACAGTCGATTCGCCAAGATAGTCATCGCTATCGCAGGCGTACACGATCTCATTTTATGGGTTGCGCTCGCCGTGGCATCGAGCATCGTCGCGTCTCACAACGGGATCAACTTATGGATTATTACAAAAAGCCTCATCGTCACGTTTGCCTTCCTTATTGTGTGCATCGGAGTTGTTCCTTGGATGCTCAAGCGGGTCAACACGAAACGGGCAAATTTGCTGTTCCGCGCCTCGTTTCTCGGGTACTTTCTCGTCATTTTGTTCGCCCTGTCAGATATCGCGGGCTACCTGAATGTCGACGTGATGTACGGTGCACTCATGGCAGGGATCGCGACGAAATTTGCGTTGCCAGCGAAACTGTTTAAGCGCGTCGAATCGGGTGTCAAGGAGATTTCCTTCGCTTTTTTCATCCCGCTGTATTTTGCCATTGTCGGTTTACAACTGAATTTGGCAAAAAACTTTAGTGTCGGCTTCTTCATTCTCTATCTGCTGTTCGCAACCGTGGTACAGAGCGTGGTCGTCTATCTGACGTGCCGAGTCATCAAGCGCGACAAGCTCACGAGCGTAAACTTCGCCGCGGCAATGAATGCCCGAGGAGGTCCGGGTATCGTGCTCTCTACAGTTGCGTACTCCCTGGGTATCATTAACCAAAATTTCTTTGCCATCCTCGTTATGCTCGCTTTGATGACGTCCTGGATGGCGGGAGCTTGGTTGCGTTATGTTCTGCACAAGGGCAAACCGCTGATGCCGGGCGACGAACATCTCGTCATTGAGAAGTCGCAAGAAGAGGTTCGATTGGATACCCTTTCAGCAACAGAGCTCGCTGAAACGTAA
- the ndk gene encoding nucleoside-diphosphate kinase has product MAVQKTFVMVKPDGVQRGLVGEIVSRFERKGLKLVAAQLMQVPQALAEEHYAEHKERPFFKDLVSFITSSPVFAFVLEGDNAISVARTLMGSTNPAESAPGTIRGDFGLTIGMNIIHGSDSPESAAREINLWFKNETVSYDKSVDVWLA; this is encoded by the coding sequence GTGGCAGTCCAAAAGACGTTTGTAATGGTTAAACCTGACGGCGTACAGAGAGGTCTCGTCGGGGAAATTGTAAGTCGGTTTGAACGGAAGGGCCTTAAATTGGTGGCAGCGCAATTGATGCAAGTTCCGCAGGCGCTTGCTGAGGAACATTACGCTGAACACAAGGAACGCCCTTTCTTTAAGGACTTGGTTTCGTTTATTACATCTTCACCTGTGTTCGCGTTTGTTCTTGAAGGTGACAACGCGATTAGTGTTGCCCGCACCTTGATGGGGTCAACCAATCCTGCAGAATCTGCTCCTGGAACCATTCGTGGTGATTTCGGTCTGACTATCGGAATGAACATCATTCACGGATCTGACTCTCCGGAGAGTGCTGCTCGCGAAATCAACTTGTGGTTCAAGAACGAAACCGTCTCCTATGATAAGTCAGTTGACGTGTGGTTGGCATAA
- a CDS encoding biotin/lipoyl-containing protein, with the protein MVDVKLPQLGDSVDKALVTAWLKQVGDQVEKDEPLLEVTTDKVTIEVPSDHTGTLKEILVKAGDNASMDDVICRIETV; encoded by the coding sequence ATGGTAGATGTGAAGTTACCGCAACTTGGAGACAGCGTTGACAAAGCGCTTGTCACTGCCTGGTTGAAGCAGGTTGGCGACCAAGTCGAAAAGGACGAGCCGTTACTCGAAGTGACAACGGACAAGGTGACCATTGAGGTCCCATCGGATCACACTGGAACGTTGAAGGAAATCCTTGTTAAAGCCGGTGACAATGCGTCGATGGACGATGTCATTTGCCGCATTGAGACGGTCTGA
- a CDS encoding polyprenyl synthetase family protein — MDFNSVYQNYYAELDQVEHILHERAVSRHKILSAANNQLIDAGGKRLRPLFALICGTVSRRSEATSLRVAKVAAALELTHMATLVHDDVIDGADLRRGKPTVRSEHGNLAAMYTGDFLFGRAIQLLAEVDDERVHQPMALGMVRLCQGEVEQIRDFFNWDQSIRTYLRRIERKTALLIALSCSLGARVGGASDVDVNVLRLFGHYTGMAFQIIDDLLDFTGSVQVVGKPVGGDLRQGNITLPALIAAQNNRTGERLRQLVQAGMPNDAADEAIRLITESDGLSVARTFAEKYLKKALSVLRRVSESRVQQELGVLTRFVAERAF, encoded by the coding sequence TTGGATTTTAACAGTGTGTATCAAAACTACTACGCTGAATTGGATCAGGTTGAGCACATCTTACACGAGCGTGCCGTTTCTCGACACAAGATACTGAGTGCCGCCAACAATCAGCTAATCGATGCCGGTGGTAAGCGGCTTCGTCCGCTGTTTGCACTGATCTGCGGAACGGTTTCAAGGAGATCGGAGGCCACATCGTTACGGGTGGCTAAAGTGGCTGCGGCGTTGGAGCTGACCCACATGGCTACGCTTGTACACGATGACGTGATCGACGGAGCCGATCTTCGTCGGGGAAAACCGACAGTTCGCAGTGAGCATGGGAATCTAGCTGCGATGTACACGGGTGACTTTTTGTTTGGGCGCGCCATTCAGTTACTGGCGGAAGTTGACGATGAACGCGTACATCAACCAATGGCATTGGGAATGGTGCGCCTTTGCCAGGGCGAGGTTGAACAGATTCGCGATTTTTTCAACTGGGACCAATCAATCAGAACCTATTTGCGCAGAATTGAGCGCAAAACGGCACTACTCATCGCGTTAAGCTGCTCACTTGGGGCTCGTGTGGGCGGTGCATCTGACGTGGATGTGAATGTCCTTCGGCTATTTGGTCACTATACGGGTATGGCCTTCCAAATTATTGATGATTTACTGGACTTTACCGGGAGTGTTCAAGTTGTCGGAAAGCCCGTGGGCGGTGACCTACGACAGGGAAATATCACGCTTCCTGCACTGATTGCAGCCCAGAACAATCGGACGGGCGAGCGGTTGCGTCAACTTGTTCAAGCAGGCATGCCAAATGACGCCGCCGACGAAGCCATTAGATTGATTACTGAATCCGATGGACTCAGTGTAGCGAGGACCTTTGCTGAAAAATACTTAAAGAAGGCCCTTTCCGTTTTGCGTCGGGTAAGCGAATCGCGAGTTCAACAAGAACTAGGGGTATTGACTCGATTCGTTGCGGAACGCGCTTTTTAG